The genomic stretch GGTAAGTGGGTCGGTGTTTGTGTTGCCTTTCAACTAACAACCATCGACACAGTCCACGCCACAGTCAGGATATGAGGATACACGATCTTTAAACGTAGAAAAAACACCTCTATCTACTTCGGTAGCAGCGGCAAATCCCTCCGAATCGCTATCAAGCAGCAGCCCAACTCTCAGCACCGGGGCTGAAGCTGGTATCATAACAGGCTCcgcccttctcttcttcctcctgctcagTCTCGCCGTGTATCTTTTCTGCCTCAGGAACAGGAAAAAACAGTCGCCACTCGGTATCAATGCCCATTCTGGGTTAACCACACGCCCCAGCAATCAACACCTCATCAGCAGCCCAACCAGCCAAGCCACGCTCCAAACACCCAAACGCGCCCGAACACCGctttccttccccttttctaACTCCAAAAGAACCGGCCAAGAGCAACAGGGAATACCTCTGAGCCCCAGTGCTCTTGCCGTCGTGCGAGAGAGGCTAGAGATGGAGTCATTGGGGTTCGGCTACCAGCAAGACAGACGGGACAACAGGCGAGAGGCCAAGAGCGTAGTGGAAAGCTTGGACTGGGACTGGAAGCGGGTGTATGTGTATCCATTTGCCTCGTCGGCATCATCTCGAGGGTCCGTTTACTCTACATCGGAGGATGCGCCAGGGTTAGAACAAGGAAGGATTGGACCAGGGCTGGGATCTTATTGGGAGGTCAGCAGTCGTGGCAGCAATGGGGGTACTGGCACACCTGGGGGGAGTCGAAGATAGCGGTCTGGCAGCGAATAATGATGCAAGGGAAAGAACCTGGGGAACTACATGgttgagtgatgatgaggattgaAGCGGTAATGATAATGATAATCAAGACGGAGGCTGATAAAATACGCAGAGGCCACATCTAGTAGCATACAAAGCAAAGACGTTTCGTTACATGGATTTTAGGTATCTGTATTAACATGTAAACTAACGCCTGGAGGATATGCTACCACTCTAACTGACCACTCTATTTTCTGCCCCTCAGTGTTCTCTGGACTTTGGCTGGCGGCCCagcatcctcaccctcgctgtcatcctcctcctcctcatcaacgtCATCGTGGTCAACCTCATCTTCGTCAAGAGACTCGATGGCCGCcagatcctcctcatcctcgtcctcgtcctcttcctcatcatcgtcctcatcagAATCCGGCAGAGCACTGTGATTGATGGGGaagtcgtcctcgtcatcagcaGGCCCCGCTCTCGGACCACCGTTTGTGAGCGCCCTGGTGCTTTCCTGGCCCTCTACGTAGACCACTTGGGCCTCATCTTGATCCTCGTCCTCTGACTCGCCCAGCTCATCCTTTCCTTCGAGACGATCGCGGTTGCCACCGGCCAGCTTGGCAGATTTCCTAAACTTCAGCTGAGCGTCCAGCATCTCCAACTTGCCTCGAAGCGCCAACAGCGCTGGCAGACCCCTCGCGCGCTCCTCCAAAACACGACTGAGCTCGGCTAACCGGGCAGTCAAATCTGGCTGTGTGACAAGGGCGCCACCGTGGGCAATCATGGTGAACTTCATCCAGCTCATCAGGTTCATGGCACGGCCGGGGCGACGGTGCATGCGGGAGGCAAGCCTGGAAAGGAGTTCGAGAGCAAGGGCCGAGTCCATGCGATTGATTGTGTTCTCTACAATTTTGAGGTCGCTAGTCTGAAGGCACAACTCGAGAAGCTGCGCATCGTTGGTTCGGAGGGCTTGGTTGATAACGGTGCCGAGCGAGGCGGCGTTGATGAGGCTGGCTTGCCTCTGGTGCAAATCGGGGCGCGAAGAAGGGCCAGCAGTGTCAGCAGCAAGAGAGGCTACTACATCGACCGTCGAGTTGCCGCGCACAATATCGCCAAAAGCAGCCGGAGCAGCAGGCTCAGCATCATCCACATCGCCGCCCATGTCCATGTCCATGTCGACATCTCCTTGTGTTGTCTCCTCGGCCACTTGCTCGATCTGCTGCTGATCCTTcacatcctcgtcgtcactTGAGAGCTCGATGGGTTCGT from Podospora pseudopauciseta strain CBS 411.78 chromosome 3, whole genome shotgun sequence encodes the following:
- the UTP5 gene encoding Small subunit (SSU) processome component (COG:S; EggNog:ENOG503NWZN; BUSCO:EOG09264NJ1) — translated: MSTKRKVATIAAPVVRASAKARSKAKIDETRAAVSTGLSKQPDEPIELSSDDEDVKDQQQIEQVAEETTQGDVDMDMDMGGDVDDAEPAAPAAFGDIVRGNSTVDVVASLAADTAGPSSRPDLHQRQASLINAASLGTVINQALRTNDAQLLELCLQTSDLKIVENTINRMDSALALELLSRLASRMHRRPGRAMNLMSWMKFTMIAHGGALVTQPDLTARLAELSRVLEERARGLPALLALRGKLEMLDAQLKFRKSAKLAGGNRDRLEGKDELGESEDEDQDEAQVVYVEGQESTRALTNGGPRAGPADDEDDFPINHSALPDSDEDDDEEEDEDEDEEDLAAIESLDEDEVDHDDVDEEEEDDSEGEDAGPPAKVQRTLRGRK